The Aureispira anguillae genome contains a region encoding:
- a CDS encoding PEP/pyruvate-binding domain-containing protein has translation MSRTTFLNLLFSLLIILSSQGLIYGQQVPIIGYNTDTEGRVQLTVASSIGKYYVLKVRHDLSGGFDLTASITMGQAGTTQITESLAAYPQAYYQVLEYAVGAAHDTDRDGVDDITEYQNFPTQNPINPANPISINDGAIAIDSFTLFNQLSISRDLVQWSEFLNGKRFAKFIIVDFNTAPKVYFINGNTHNLHADFANAIGISTIGNDVKKGQIIYHPTTISNNGTLGTFAFNYSNGHGDDFEVVQKTHELLAANMPFLTNNLSYFVTTNSQIQYEQDSGQYTNSRVPVLFEAEVYAQVDYWGLNEAEGFGLFREMAAGDIPGIKDIVLYSSLPNTLPRVGGIITSVIQTPLSHVNLRAIQDGVPNAFIRDPLLIDSVANLLGHYIYFKVEQDQFFIREASLEEVNNWFEKARPDQNQTSPLNLDYTSILPLDEITFSMFDGFGAKCANVATMRTFGFPAETIPDGFGVPFYFYQEFMKHNHFFEVAREMLKNPDFRTDRNLRDAMLAAFRKKIEKGEMPYWMLDQLAEMQASFPENTSIRCRSSTNNEDLPGFNGAGLYASNTQHPNEGHIAKSIQQIYASLWNLRAFDEREFYRVNHLTASMGVLCHSNYSDEKANGVGVSTDPMYQTNDAFYYLNSQVGEDLITNPNNTAVPEELLLDIVATSATDYIVLQHSSLVPNKGLILERKHLDQIRAYLTVIHNKFEVLYNAVGNPTFAMEIEYKITADNQLVIKQARPWVAYLADEDSRIIDLETLDFKIFPNPIDNRINIEWVDCNPTKVLVLDLLGRKILEKNLNISTNSTLQIPIEDLPRGVYVLTAFAAHHNTYTSKKFIKK, from the coding sequence ATGAGCAGAACTACTTTCTTGAATCTCCTTTTTAGTTTATTAATTATCTTATCTAGTCAAGGTCTTATTTATGGACAACAAGTTCCAATTATAGGGTATAATACAGATACAGAAGGTCGAGTTCAGTTAACGGTGGCTTCCTCAATCGGGAAATACTATGTGTTAAAAGTTCGACACGATCTCAGTGGTGGATTCGATTTAACGGCTTCCATCACAATGGGACAAGCAGGAACCACACAAATTACAGAATCGCTGGCTGCTTATCCTCAGGCTTATTATCAAGTGTTGGAATATGCGGTTGGTGCAGCTCATGATACAGATAGGGATGGGGTGGATGACATCACAGAATATCAAAATTTTCCTACTCAAAATCCGATCAACCCCGCCAATCCGATCAGCATTAATGATGGAGCAATTGCAATTGATAGTTTTACGCTGTTTAATCAATTGTCGATTTCAAGAGATTTGGTGCAGTGGTCTGAATTTTTAAATGGCAAGCGATTTGCCAAATTTATAATTGTGGATTTTAATACAGCACCCAAGGTTTATTTTATAAATGGAAATACGCACAATCTCCACGCAGATTTTGCCAATGCGATCGGTATTAGTACGATTGGGAATGATGTAAAAAAGGGGCAAATTATTTATCATCCAACGACCATATCGAACAATGGAACACTCGGAACATTTGCTTTTAATTATAGTAATGGTCATGGGGATGATTTTGAGGTTGTCCAAAAAACACATGAATTATTGGCTGCAAATATGCCATTCTTAACGAATAACTTATCCTATTTTGTAACGACAAATAGTCAAATTCAATACGAGCAGGATTCGGGACAATATACCAACTCTAGGGTGCCCGTACTTTTTGAAGCAGAGGTGTATGCCCAAGTTGATTATTGGGGGCTAAATGAGGCAGAAGGATTTGGTCTTTTTCGGGAGATGGCAGCAGGAGACATACCAGGGATAAAAGACATTGTATTGTATTCGTCATTGCCCAATACGCTCCCTCGTGTTGGTGGTATTATAACCTCTGTCATTCAAACGCCATTGTCACATGTGAATCTAAGAGCAATACAAGATGGAGTTCCCAATGCGTTTATCAGAGACCCTCTATTAATTGACTCTGTTGCCAACTTACTTGGGCATTATATTTATTTTAAAGTAGAACAAGACCAATTTTTCATTCGAGAAGCAAGCCTAGAAGAAGTAAACAACTGGTTTGAAAAAGCTAGACCCGATCAAAATCAAACTTCTCCCTTAAATTTGGATTATACCTCTATTTTGCCATTGGATGAAATAACGTTTTCGATGTTTGATGGGTTTGGCGCAAAATGTGCTAATGTCGCAACAATGAGAACCTTTGGTTTTCCAGCGGAAACAATTCCAGATGGTTTTGGCGTTCCCTTTTATTTTTACCAAGAATTTATGAAGCACAATCACTTTTTTGAAGTGGCGAGGGAGATGCTTAAGAATCCAGATTTTAGGACAGACCGAAATTTGAGGGATGCGATGTTAGCTGCTTTTAGAAAGAAAATAGAAAAAGGAGAAATGCCCTACTGGATGTTGGATCAATTGGCTGAAATGCAGGCTTCTTTTCCTGAAAATACTTCCATACGATGTCGATCGAGTACAAACAATGAGGATTTGCCAGGATTTAATGGGGCAGGGTTATATGCCTCCAATACACAGCATCCCAACGAGGGGCATATTGCTAAATCCATCCAGCAGATCTATGCTAGTTTGTGGAATTTAAGAGCTTTTGATGAACGGGAATTTTATCGAGTCAATCATCTTACCGCCTCAATGGGAGTCTTATGCCATTCCAATTATTCGGATGAAAAAGCCAATGGTGTAGGGGTTAGCACCGACCCAATGTACCAGACCAATGATGCATTTTATTATTTAAATTCTCAGGTTGGAGAAGATCTAATCACCAATCCTAATAATACGGCTGTTCCTGAAGAATTATTGCTAGACATTGTAGCAACCAGTGCAACAGATTATATTGTTTTGCAGCATTCGAGTCTAGTACCCAATAAAGGGCTTATTCTGGAAAGAAAGCATTTGGATCAAATCAGGGCTTATCTTACGGTTATTCATAACAAGTTTGAAGTGCTTTATAATGCGGTTGGCAATCCTACTTTTGCCATGGAAATTGAATATAAAATAACGGCTGATAATCAACTTGTCATTAAGCAAGCTCGTCCATGGGTCGCTTATCTTGCGGATGAAGATTCGAGAATCATTGATTTAGAAACACTCGATTTTAAAATTTTCCCTAATCCTATTGACAATCGGATCAACATAGAATGGGTGGATTGCAATCCTACAAAGGTGCTTGTTTTGGATTTGCTAGGAAGGAAAATCTTAGAAAAAAATCTCAATATTTCAACCAACTCAACCCTACAAATTCCTATAGAAGATTTACCCCGAGGTGTTTACGTCCTAACGGCATTCGCCGCGCATCACAATACATATACCTCAAAGAAATTTATAAAGAAGTAG
- a CDS encoding prolyl hydroxylase family protein — MEAIRLDEDIFCIKNFMSKADCQKWIEFSEKQGYELAKVNMGFGKQVVNKAIRNNERFIYDNEELASELWDKIRPFVILETEYGIACGLNERFRFYKYKPGQQFRSHIDGSYIRSIKEWSSYTLLIYLNEEMEGGATEFPQFYVEPKTGTALIFKHEVRHAGKPIHKGIKYVLRTDIMYKRKQ, encoded by the coding sequence ATGGAAGCGATCAGATTGGATGAAGATATTTTTTGTATTAAAAATTTCATGTCCAAAGCAGACTGTCAAAAATGGATTGAATTTAGCGAAAAGCAAGGCTATGAATTAGCAAAGGTTAATATGGGCTTTGGAAAACAAGTCGTTAATAAAGCAATTCGAAATAATGAACGATTTATTTATGATAATGAAGAATTAGCATCTGAACTGTGGGACAAAATCAGACCATTTGTCATCTTGGAAACGGAATATGGAATTGCCTGTGGATTAAATGAACGGTTTCGATTTTATAAATATAAACCTGGGCAACAATTTAGAAGCCATATAGATGGAAGCTATATCCGCTCCATAAAAGAATGGAGTTCTTATACCTTACTAATTTACCTAAATGAAGAAATGGAAGGCGGTGCTACTGAGTTTCCCCAATTTTATGTTGAGCCTAAAACGGGGACGGCACTTATTTTTAAACATGAAGTAAGACATGCTGGAAAACCGATTCATAAGGGAATAAAGTATGTTCTTCGAACAGATATTATGTACAAAAGGAAGCAGTAA
- a CDS encoding T9SS type A sorting domain-containing protein, translating into MKCSLTVMLIMLGINLGVSQWIKPLLRIPGTSLLPIVSGDMIIKPNGNYVVAGYPSFVFSSGNSLTGGEIVMMEYTPSGNLVFYKTIDVSGSFGTHITLEQTSDGGYILAAGEDLYLSPEVDLVVKTNSVGDTTWTRSMPHSGYSKIRDIHEVSGGYLVSNITYLINYDSTGTPLWTKNYPYNIIDAQEDMNGGYMVLKTDSLYRISALDGSITHQFGFPAALDLDLAASVLQDNAGNYIIVGGKKYSPPNTNYGWKILKLSPTGSPLWSKTIPVVATAPSVAHRATLCSDGGYLVMGQDLNEPKKKSTIIKYSSTGTMLWKKNINIKSGNGSFYNDKALGIAYELQDGNYIIASNNYLVKLDSNRNHILSATPDDAIACGTSAAAVPVTTGNNYYVDATGSSVYFYSQFSTSDTFKVYQNGNLVATQNSSPVTIGGLGAYQIVVSNRFGADTSAFFNISAHTVDTAVSQSGNTLMANANLASFQWMNCQTNQIVQGATSSSFTPVSNGTYAVIVTDSICTDTSSCFNLTVSNIAQYNTKENAVSILPNPTDNLFKINVVAPFIAPDKIILYNSLGQSILEKPFSTQIQVSHLPSGIYQLVLYQNKKMIAQKRVVVAH; encoded by the coding sequence ATGAAATGTTCTTTGACTGTTATGCTCATTATGTTGGGAATTAACCTTGGTGTATCTCAGTGGATAAAACCTCTACTAAGGATACCTGGTACTTCTCTATTGCCAATTGTTTCTGGAGATATGATCATCAAGCCTAATGGCAATTATGTTGTAGCTGGTTATCCTAGCTTTGTTTTTAGTAGTGGAAATAGTTTAACAGGAGGGGAAATAGTAATGATGGAATATACCCCATCAGGAAACTTAGTTTTTTATAAGACTATAGATGTATCAGGTTCTTTTGGTACTCATATAACACTTGAACAGACTAGTGATGGAGGGTATATATTGGCTGCTGGAGAGGATTTATACCTCAGTCCAGAAGTTGACCTCGTTGTTAAAACAAATTCTGTTGGAGATACAACTTGGACACGCTCAATGCCGCATTCTGGTTACTCAAAAATAAGAGATATTCATGAAGTATCTGGAGGATATTTGGTCTCTAATATTACGTATTTGATTAACTATGATAGCACTGGCACTCCTTTGTGGACTAAAAATTACCCTTATAATATTATAGATGCTCAGGAAGATATGAATGGGGGCTATATGGTTTTAAAAACTGATTCTCTTTATCGTATTAGTGCACTAGATGGGAGTATTACGCATCAATTTGGATTTCCTGCAGCCCTTGACCTTGATTTGGCAGCATCTGTTCTTCAAGATAATGCGGGCAATTATATAATCGTTGGAGGAAAAAAATACAGTCCTCCGAATACCAATTATGGTTGGAAAATTCTAAAACTCAGTCCTACAGGAAGCCCTCTTTGGTCTAAAACAATACCTGTAGTAGCGACAGCACCTAGTGTAGCTCATCGTGCTACGCTTTGCTCAGATGGAGGTTATTTAGTCATGGGACAAGATCTTAATGAGCCTAAGAAAAAATCAACGATCATAAAATATAGTAGCACGGGCACTATGCTATGGAAAAAAAACATCAATATAAAATCAGGAAATGGATCGTTTTATAACGACAAAGCGCTAGGGATTGCTTACGAATTACAAGATGGAAACTATATCATTGCTAGTAATAATTATTTAGTAAAATTAGATTCCAATAGAAACCATATCTTATCCGCTACCCCTGATGATGCTATTGCTTGTGGTACTTCAGCAGCAGCTGTACCCGTAACAACAGGAAACAATTATTATGTAGATGCAACAGGTAGTTCTGTCTATTTTTACTCGCAATTTTCTACTTCCGATACATTTAAAGTGTATCAAAATGGAAATTTGGTTGCTACCCAAAATTCTTCGCCCGTTACGATCGGAGGTTTAGGCGCTTATCAAATTGTGGTAAGTAATCGGTTTGGAGCTGACACCTCAGCGTTTTTTAATATAAGTGCTCATACCGTTGATACGGCTGTTAGTCAATCGGGTAATACTCTTATGGCAAATGCTAATTTAGCGAGTTTCCAATGGATGAACTGTCAAACTAACCAAATTGTTCAAGGAGCTACAAGTTCATCTTTTACACCAGTTTCGAATGGAACTTATGCGGTAATTGTTACAGACAGTATATGTACAGATACCAGTTCTTGTTTTAATCTGACAGTATCCAATATCGCCCAATATAATACCAAAGAAAATGCTGTATCTATTTTACCTAACCCAACGGACAATCTATTTAAAATTAACGTTGTTGCTCCTTTTATTGCACCAGATAAAATAATTCTTTACAATAGTTTAGGGCAATCAATCTTAGAAAAGCCATTCTCAACTCAAATTCAAGTTTCTCATCTTCCTTCAGGAATCTACCAATTGGTTTTATATCAAAATAAAAAAATGATTGCTCAAAAACGAGTGGTTGTTGCCCATTGA
- a CDS encoding VOC family protein, giving the protein MKLGAFSVSLNVKDLKTSKLFYENLGFEVLAGDLKMNYLIMKNENSLIGLFQGMFESNILTFNPGWDENGKEANPFDDVREIQKRLKEKGIELDSEIDVVENESGPASVILKDPDGNIIFIDQHR; this is encoded by the coding sequence ATGAAATTAGGAGCCTTTTCAGTTAGCCTCAATGTAAAAGATCTCAAAACCTCAAAACTTTTTTATGAAAACCTTGGCTTTGAAGTCTTAGCGGGTGATCTTAAGATGAATTATCTTATTATGAAAAATGAAAATTCCTTAATTGGCTTATTTCAGGGAATGTTTGAAAGCAATATTTTAACTTTTAACCCTGGGTGGGATGAAAATGGAAAGGAAGCGAATCCTTTTGATGATGTAAGAGAAATTCAGAAACGTCTGAAAGAGAAAGGAATTGAGTTAGACAGTGAGATTGATGTTGTGGAAAATGAATCGGGACCAGCAAGTGTAATTCTTAAGGACCCAGATGGGAATATTATCTTTATCGATCAGCATCGTTAA
- a CDS encoding AraC family transcriptional regulator, translating into MHKSSEIYRSRINRVIDYVNDNLDKSISLEELAAVAFFSPFHFHRIFVAVTGESVNYFTNRIRLEKTARLLRFSTYSISEIGMSCGFSSPSTFSRAFKQYFGISPSFYRKGGKIENSKIRKELFPLKDYLVPMSETALKTNFPVAIRQFSERRVAYIRVLDSYREGVVINAFKKLVAWAKKMNLFHSEKIFGMSIDDPMITPKEKYRYEVCITLPTNFKMDARDCLEIMILPKCKYAVASVSGDFNRVATATHYLYNNWLINSSFEPDHQPGLEIFLDKENICNWDYLELELCIPIKNIKTY; encoded by the coding sequence ATGCATAAATCAAGCGAAATATATAGAAGTCGAATCAATAGAGTTATTGATTATGTCAATGATAACTTAGATAAATCCATTTCGCTAGAGGAGTTGGCTGCCGTGGCATTTTTTTCCCCCTTTCATTTTCATCGAATTTTTGTAGCTGTAACGGGAGAGTCGGTCAACTATTTTACCAATCGTATCCGTTTGGAAAAAACGGCTCGACTGCTACGATTTTCTACCTACTCAATTTCAGAAATAGGAATGAGTTGTGGCTTTTCTTCCCCCTCAACCTTTTCTAGAGCTTTTAAACAGTATTTTGGAATCTCTCCAAGTTTCTATAGAAAAGGTGGGAAAATTGAAAATAGCAAGATTCGCAAAGAGTTGTTTCCGTTAAAGGATTATCTTGTACCCATGAGTGAAACAGCGTTAAAAACTAATTTTCCTGTAGCAATTAGACAATTCTCTGAAAGGAGGGTGGCTTATATAAGAGTTTTAGACTCTTATCGAGAAGGCGTTGTCATAAATGCTTTTAAGAAGCTGGTTGCTTGGGCAAAAAAGATGAATTTATTCCATTCAGAGAAAATTTTTGGAATGTCTATCGATGATCCTATGATTACTCCCAAGGAAAAATACCGCTACGAAGTATGCATCACCCTCCCAACAAATTTTAAAATGGATGCTAGGGATTGTTTGGAGATTATGATTTTGCCAAAGTGTAAATATGCTGTTGCTTCTGTATCGGGAGATTTTAATAGAGTGGCAACAGCGACGCATTATTTATACAATAATTGGCTGATTAATAGCTCTTTTGAGCCAGATCATCAGCCAGGCCTAGAGATTTTCTTGGACAAAGAGAATATTTGCAATTGGGATTATTTAGAGTTGGAGCTTTGTATTCCCATAAAAAACATTAAAACATATTAA
- a CDS encoding heme-degrading domain-containing protein, protein MMKQIVLEKFNNRLALEMGLSIVELAKSRNQSIALEISRLNQTIFLYIDDGLPADKHNWLRRKANVARHFEESSLSVKNDLINGNMSLDGTFGLNTTEYIAKGGAIPIVVKDAGMIATITVSGLKDLEDHQIIIDALEGTYYPKASV, encoded by the coding sequence ATGATGAAGCAAATCGTATTAGAAAAGTTCAATAATCGTTTAGCCCTCGAAATGGGATTGTCAATTGTAGAATTGGCAAAAAGTAGAAATCAATCCATAGCCCTTGAAATTAGCCGATTAAATCAAACTATATTTTTATACATTGATGATGGTCTTCCCGCAGACAAACACAATTGGCTTCGACGAAAGGCAAATGTAGCCCGACATTTTGAAGAAAGCTCTTTGAGTGTAAAAAATGATTTAATAAATGGCAATATGAGCTTGGATGGCACATTTGGGCTTAACACTACTGAATATATAGCCAAAGGGGGAGCAATACCAATCGTTGTGAAAGATGCAGGGATGATTGCAACAATCACCGTATCTGGATTAAAAGATCTAGAAGATCATCAAATTATTATTGACGCATTAGAGGGAACGTATTATCCTAAAGCTTCCGTGTAA
- a CDS encoding DUF5995 family protein: MKVTTIDGVIGTLDEIIENAKKTRSPKGYFAALYQKVTKRVKEGIEEGAFENAKRMEKLDVLFANRYLEAQEQYFKGQEVTESWKVAFDATRTYWPIVLQHLLLGINAHINLDLGIAAVETMISEQEPITALKKDFDKINKILEELVGEVEQELSAIWPTLKCILTYSGKIDDFLINFSMEKAREGAWKFATELAAAQAEERASMIMERDAKIANVATYINPPGLIPKLIFGMIRIGERGDVVQRIKILT, encoded by the coding sequence ATGAAAGTTACTACAATAGACGGGGTAATAGGAACATTGGATGAAATTATCGAAAATGCTAAAAAAACAAGAAGCCCTAAAGGCTATTTTGCGGCTTTGTATCAAAAAGTTACGAAGCGTGTAAAAGAAGGCATAGAAGAGGGAGCGTTTGAGAATGCCAAGCGAATGGAGAAATTAGATGTTCTTTTTGCGAATCGATATTTAGAAGCACAAGAGCAGTATTTTAAAGGACAGGAAGTGACAGAGAGTTGGAAAGTTGCTTTTGATGCTACTCGAACCTATTGGCCCATTGTGCTACAACACCTGCTTTTGGGGATTAATGCGCATATTAATCTAGATTTAGGAATAGCCGCCGTGGAAACAATGATAAGCGAACAAGAACCAATTACTGCGTTAAAAAAAGATTTTGACAAGATTAATAAAATTTTAGAAGAATTGGTTGGGGAGGTAGAGCAGGAGCTTTCAGCAATTTGGCCAACGCTAAAATGTATATTGACGTATTCTGGTAAAATAGATGATTTTTTGATCAACTTTAGCATGGAAAAAGCAAGAGAAGGGGCTTGGAAGTTTGCGACCGAATTAGCTGCTGCCCAAGCAGAAGAAAGGGCATCCATGATTATGGAAAGGGATGCTAAAATCGCAAATGTTGCAACTTATATAAACCCACCAGGACTAATTCCCAAGCTGATTTTTGGAATGATAAGAATCGGAGAACGGGGAGATGTGGTACAAAGGATTAAAATTTTAACTTAG
- a CDS encoding LolA family protein, which translates to MKWIKNVLSISFLFLMVVTVNAQTKQAFKEKSDPEATKILKNLKKIYGKYEGIEIEYNLELEYGDDKEVQSGKILQAGDKYRINNNGNIIINDGETVWMYIKKQNEVQINDYIADEGTPFTPAKIFNIDENDEEFVYVITGEDNKGYKIEFKPRDRDSEIMKIRIRVDKAQSKINSVKVFSDDGSRMTFLVKSIKNTKPVSKTFQFNKDKHPGVKVIDLRD; encoded by the coding sequence ATGAAATGGATTAAGAATGTATTATCTATTAGTTTTTTATTTTTGATGGTGGTGACGGTAAATGCGCAAACTAAACAGGCGTTTAAAGAGAAGTCGGATCCAGAAGCTACCAAAATTCTTAAAAACTTAAAGAAGATTTATGGTAAATATGAAGGGATTGAAATTGAGTACAATCTTGAATTAGAATACGGAGATGACAAGGAGGTACAAAGCGGAAAAATCCTTCAAGCTGGCGATAAGTATAGAATCAATAATAATGGTAATATTATTATTAATGATGGAGAGACGGTTTGGATGTATATCAAGAAACAAAATGAGGTGCAAATTAATGACTATATTGCAGATGAAGGAACGCCATTTACACCAGCCAAAATTTTTAATATTGATGAAAACGACGAGGAATTTGTCTATGTAATAACAGGAGAAGATAACAAGGGGTATAAAATTGAATTTAAGCCTCGTGATCGAGATTCTGAAATTATGAAAATTCGTATTCGTGTGGATAAAGCACAATCTAAAATTAACTCTGTTAAGGTATTTTCGGATGACGGAAGCAGAATGACTTTTTTGGTTAAAAGTATTAAAAATACCAAACCAGTAAGCAAGACCTTCCAATTTAACAAAGACAAACATCCTGGCGTAAAGGTCATTGACTTAAGAGATTAA
- a CDS encoding pirin family protein — MKKSRRNFLGKFGLGLASVLGGTYQSLAKNDPSDNLTDKTKKMKNQQPQETNPILSIKPLGFQWETADPFLFCVHHDDKFPKGNEQMEPDPSLLEGRNIGQDFMLKDGWRMYHGETIPGFPGHPHRGFETITVVRKGMVDHADSLGGAGRYGDGDVQWMTAGKGVQHSEMFPLIHQDKDNHMELFQIWINLPKKDKMVNAHYKMLWGEDIPNYNYKDAQGKLTEVEVIAGVLDNQKAPAPPPNSWAAEESHEVAVWNIRIEGNGTWTLPKGSAAVNRTLYFYEGDHLELGGTTIASYHAVVVKADQELSIKVGDSGAKILLLQGKPINEPVVQHGPFVMNTRQEIQQAFADYQQTRFGGWPWARYDQVHARNLGRFAKHADGTEEIK, encoded by the coding sequence ATGAAAAAATCAAGACGAAATTTTCTAGGCAAGTTTGGTTTGGGACTAGCCTCTGTATTAGGTGGTACTTATCAAAGTCTTGCCAAGAATGACCCTAGTGATAACTTAACGGATAAAACAAAAAAAATGAAAAATCAACAACCTCAAGAAACAAACCCCATCCTTAGCATAAAGCCCTTGGGTTTCCAATGGGAAACTGCTGACCCCTTTTTATTTTGTGTGCATCACGATGATAAGTTCCCTAAGGGCAACGAACAAATGGAACCAGATCCTTCTTTGTTGGAAGGGAGGAATATAGGGCAAGATTTTATGTTAAAAGACGGTTGGAGAATGTATCATGGTGAAACTATTCCTGGTTTTCCTGGGCATCCACATCGTGGCTTTGAAACCATTACAGTGGTTCGAAAGGGGATGGTAGACCATGCTGATTCTTTGGGTGGTGCTGGGCGTTATGGTGATGGCGATGTACAGTGGATGACAGCGGGAAAAGGCGTTCAACATTCAGAAATGTTTCCATTGATTCATCAAGATAAAGATAACCACATGGAGTTGTTTCAGATTTGGATCAATTTGCCCAAGAAAGATAAAATGGTCAATGCGCATTATAAAATGCTTTGGGGAGAAGATATTCCAAATTATAACTATAAGGATGCACAAGGAAAATTAACGGAAGTAGAGGTTATTGCTGGTGTTTTGGACAACCAAAAAGCTCCTGCACCTCCACCAAATTCATGGGCAGCAGAAGAAAGCCATGAAGTGGCCGTATGGAATATTAGAATAGAAGGGAATGGGACATGGACGCTCCCTAAGGGATCGGCTGCCGTGAATCGAACACTCTATTTCTACGAAGGGGATCATCTAGAATTGGGGGGGACAACAATTGCTTCTTATCATGCTGTAGTTGTGAAAGCAGATCAAGAATTATCAATAAAAGTTGGTGATTCAGGAGCAAAGATATTATTATTGCAGGGTAAACCAATAAATGAACCTGTTGTACAACATGGCCCCTTTGTGATGAATACTCGTCAAGAAATACAACAAGCTTTTGCCGATTATCAACAAACTCGTTTTGGAGGCTGGCCTTGGGCAAGATACGATCAAGTTCATGCTAGAAATTTGGGGCGCTTTGCCAAACACGCCGATGGAACAGAAGAAATCAAATAG
- a CDS encoding TerB family tellurite resistance protein: MNGFKFWIGKIVGIAAGAGLGGYVGGMIGLVIGAILDKLHKDGGELWLNKSAPAKVEDTDPNDFVVGSILLAGAVVKADGEVDDLELSYVRSFLVEQFGTRQMDDYWHILMESINNDFDLKKTTQQIRRTTSYETRLQLIHFLFGIANADYSIDEPEIAAIKVISIHLGVEAGEFDSIKAMFYHAMDAYYKILEISPSARDEEVREAYHYMLKKYHPDKLEHLGEGVKRAATAKFIKVKEAYEGIRKERGFK, encoded by the coding sequence ATGAATGGATTTAAGTTTTGGATAGGTAAGATTGTTGGTATCGCAGCTGGTGCTGGGCTTGGTGGTTATGTTGGAGGGATGATTGGCTTAGTGATTGGTGCAATATTGGATAAACTGCATAAGGATGGAGGGGAACTTTGGCTCAATAAAAGCGCTCCTGCTAAAGTAGAAGATACAGACCCAAACGACTTTGTTGTCGGGTCTATTTTATTGGCGGGTGCTGTGGTGAAAGCCGATGGAGAAGTGGACGATTTGGAGTTGAGTTATGTGCGTTCGTTCTTGGTAGAACAATTTGGCACTCGGCAAATGGATGATTATTGGCACATCTTGATGGAGTCGATTAATAACGATTTTGACCTTAAAAAAACAACGCAACAAATCCGAAGAACCACTAGCTATGAGACTCGTTTGCAACTGATTCATTTTTTATTTGGTATTGCGAATGCCGATTACTCCATTGATGAACCAGAAATAGCAGCTATAAAGGTTATTAGCATTCATTTGGGAGTGGAAGCAGGAGAGTTTGATTCGATCAAAGCAATGTTTTATCATGCGATGGATGCTTATTATAAGATCCTTGAAATATCTCCTTCTGCACGAGATGAGGAGGTGAGAGAAGCTTATCATTATATGCTCAAAAAATACCACCCTGATAAATTAGAACACTTAGGGGAAGGAGTAAAAAGGGCCGCAACCGCAAAGTTTATCAAAGTTAAGGAGGCTTATGAGGGAATTCGAAAAGAAAGAGGGTTTAAATAG